The following proteins are co-located in the Silene latifolia isolate original U9 population chromosome 1, ASM4854445v1, whole genome shotgun sequence genome:
- the LOC141613891 gene encoding uncharacterized protein LOC141613891 encodes MDAKKSNKIREIVRLQQILKKWRKLANASSNHTRNNNNNISSSNSSNNSSNSNNSNCGGTNKGIKFLKKTLSFSDNSVSSVSTPDYVPKGYLAIHVGKELKRYVIPTDYLGHQAFGILLREAEEEFGFQQEGVLKIPCDVALFDKILKMVEQKRDDGLLFHDNHFDCYQQFHGNDIDVISASLSGCCSPDVSDQLLHPYPQLCR; translated from the coding sequence atgGATGCAAAAAAGTCTAACAAAATTAGAGAAATTGTTAGGCTTCAACAAATCCTCAAAAAATGGAGAAAACTTGCTAATGCAAGTTCGAACCACACCcgaaacaataataacaacattaGTAGCAGTAATAGCAGCAATAATAGTAGTAACAGTAATAACAGTAACTGCGGGGGAACAAATAAAGGAATAAAATTCTTGAAAAAGACATTATCTTTTTCCGATAACTCTGTTTCCTCTGTTTCGACACCAGATTATGTACCAAAAGGGTATTTAGCAATACATGTAGGAAAAGAACTCAAAAGATATGTAATCCCAACAGATTACTTAGGTCATCAAGCATTTGGTATTCTACTAAGAGAAGCTGAAGAAGAGTTTGGATTTCAACAAGAAGGTGTCCTTAAGATCCCTTGTGACGTAGCGCTTTTCGACAAGATTTTGAAGATGGTAGAGCAAAAGAGAGATGATGGTTTACTCTTCCATGATAATCATTTTGATTGTTATCAACAATTTCATGGTAATGACATTGATGTCATTAGTGCTTCTTTAAGTGGGTGTTGTTCTCCTGATGTTTCTGATCAACTTCTTCATCCTTATCCTCAGTTGTGtagataa